The genome window TCAAGATGATCGTGTAACGAAAGGTTTCACGAACATCAAAAGAGAAGATTTAGATATATATCAGTTTGCAGACAAATGAGATTAAGCCGAGATGAGTAACATGCAAGTGTCTTATTGCGTAAAGTGCAGAAAAGAGGCGGAGAGGATGAGCACAAATTAACgctttttgatttcagatgGACTTATGCACACGATGGTGAACAACTTGACTCGCTTCTAAACAGAGAATTCCGAAAGATTCTGGCCGATGACCGAATCGATTTCTCGCGACATGTCTAATCCGGATTTCATATCATGTGATTTCTATTCTCtctcgatttttctctttttcttgcATATTTGATGTATCATGTTTTCTCATGTATTGTAACTTAGTTATATATTGTCTAGATACTTTTCTGGTAAAGTTTTTCTTGCCCAAGCGTTTTTTATACGtttaatgaaaatgaaactgtGGAAAAATCTCTgattattatcaaaaagtgcTGACGGATTCAGATTCACGAAAACTTTTCCGTAGAGTCTCCGTTCTAGATTTACGTTAAACAACGCGCGGTTCGttatttcggagtgtcgttaGATAACCAAATTTTCTCgcataatttccaaaatgagaattttacaatttctgaACGTTTGTGCCAAATTTATTATGTTCTTCTATGTTCCTTATGTTCTAAAATGTTAATTAGTTGATAAATTCGTATTATTCCGATTTTTAAACCGATATCTCAAGCGGTTGCGTTGTCTTTCTGTAAACATGATTAATATCgtctcataaaattttcaaatttaggcGACTCTTCTCCATCTACaacaaaaaagtcatttttacTTGGAGCTTTGCtacttttcaaacaaatgcCACGCCTAGCGCTGCGGTAAGATCGTGTATATACTCTAACTAGTTCataatcgaattttcagacaatacAACTTCTATTACCGCGTGAATGGTGAAAAGGCCGAAGAATTGCTCAAAGAGTATGGCGAAGATGGAGATTTTCTTCTTCGATACAGCGAATCAAATCCgcaaaatttctcgatttctgTCAGGTTTGTTGTAGTCATTCACTAATAAATTAATACAATTTCGGAAATCGTTTTCAGAGTCGCCGAAGACAAAATTCTGCATATCAAGGTGACAAAGTATGAAAGCGACATGCTCAGTATTTTCGAAGATGAACGGACTACGCCAAATCAATTCGGTTCCATCACCGAACTCGCCGAATTCTACATGgagtttccagaaaaactcaGGGAGAAGAATGGACTCTTTCTTGAACTGAAAAAACCTGTTTATGTGCCATATCATCTGGAAGCTTGCGCAGAAGAGCAACGACGAACGCAACTTTATCGCTGGTGGCATGGAAATTTACCGGCAAGTAGTGCCAACAAATTGCTGCAAACTGAAAAGAATGGAACGTATCTTCTAAGAGCAAGTCAACACATACCAGGAGCTCTCGTAATTTCCGCTAAGACAGAAGGACAAGTAGTACATTTGACTATCTATCAAGATCCAAGTACTGGAAGATTCAACATTGATGGTGATAGAACCAAGTTTCAATCTGCTTGGTTGCTTATAGATTCGTATTCCAAAAATCCAATCGTCGAGAAAGGAGAAGCAAGTCGAGTTCTTTATTTAGAAGAGGTAAATGACTTAATAATTATTGtatattgatttatttttgtagcCTTTGTTCAATACATTCATCGAAGCTGATCTTTTCGTCGatcgttttgaaattattagaaGACCGATCAATCCAAGAGAATCAATGGAAAAGACTGGAATATCGGAAGAGTTTGATgtacgttttcaaaaaataatttcactctgaaaatatatgtattttatcaattttcagcggcTCTCTCAAGAAGCACTTCCCGCTGAACAGTATCTGTCGAAACGCGAAGGTCGACGACCAGTTAATGCTGAAAAGAATAGATACAAAAATATAGTTCCATTTGATCACACTCGGGTAATCCTCACTGATCGTCCAAATACACCTGGAAGTGACTACATCAATGCAAGTTATGTGAGATTTGAGAACAGTCAGCGAACGAAGAATGTGACATTTGCATGCGAGAAATCTTTCATTGCCACTCAAGGATGCCTGGAAACAACTATCTCTGATTTCTGGAGTATGGTTTGGCAAGAGAATTCTCGTGTTATTGTCATGCCAACGATGGAAAATGAACGAAAAGAGAAATGTGCGAGATATTGGCCAGCAGAAGTGAATAAGCCAGAAGTGCACGGTGATATTTCTTTGACTTGCACTATCGAGCGGAAAGTTCAGCGAGCTGTGTCTGATGAAGTGAAAGCTGAAttggaacaagaaaaaacgaatCGAATTGCGAAGGGTTTAGTCCCAGAAGCTGAGCTTAATGGTGATGGTATCAGCTACATTCTTCGCACTTTGGTCATGAAGAAAGGAAAAGATACGAGGGAAATTCGTCAATTACAATATTTGACTTGGCCAGATCATGGATGTCCACTACATCCTTACGCAGTACTCAATTTCCTCGAAGATGTCGATCGTGAATATGATTATTTCAATGCTCAACCAATTGCTGCATCATTGCCTCAAGGGCCGATCGTTGTTCATTGTAGTGCTGGAATTGGTAGAACAGGTACCGTACTTGTATTGGACGCACTTCTGAACCAAGTGAAGAAAGTCGGATTATTGTGTCCGATGGATGTATACAAGATGGTTAAGTACGTCAGAACATATCGATCTGGACTCGTTCAAACAGAGCAACAATATCAATTCCTTTACAAAGCACTCGCATTTTACTTGAAGAATAATAACCCCGTAagtataattttatttattatgatTCAGTTAAGTATGCATATTTTCAGTACCCTGTGAAATCGTTCATTGATGGAGACACGGATGCCTTCGATTTTCCACGACGTCTTCGTCCGACGCCAAATGCTTCACGTCCATCGTCAGCTAGACAAGTAACATCTTCTCGGCCTTCTTCCTCTGCGTCATCCCGTACTTCTCATTCTCGCCCCCGAACTGGGCCACAAGCGGAGCCAATTTTCGAGCGCAGCACTTCTTCCACGTCATCATCGTCAACTCTCCTGAaatcaactaaaaaataaatcgcgAATCAAGAAATTTCTAGCATTAATTCACCACTTTAAATTCTATTtctattttctcttttatcCGTTTCATAGTTGTTATTCTTTCCTTTTCCATCTACTGtcattctgttttttttctttcaattttcgacATACTCAGTTTTGtgtttcaattattattttcttcttcttttcccttaattgtttaattttccaattcataTTGCTTCCCATTTTCTCAGGTAGAAAcgatttgtgaaaattatacATTTACCATTCATTTGTTgttatttgtagttttttttgtgaccCATCTCTTAGATCCTCCGGTATTAGACTTTTTCGTATTGCCAGCCAGACCACCAGGATGATTTTCCATTGTACCCCGTTTgactcaaatttattttttcttgttccgTCGTAATTATTCGCAAATTCTCTGCAACACCATACCATTCATTGTTGAGCACTATGTACTATTTCCCACCAATTCTTTATATAATCAAGAACAAATCGCGACGCTGTCTTATGCACATGATTCCCCCGAATCCCATATCCTTCCAGAATGATAGTAGATCAAATTCAATTTGTCATTTGAGATTTATAGGTTGATTGAGATTTTTCTAAGAAACATTCTGGTTTGtctaataaacattttatattgattccattcaaatattcagaatttttatcgGTAGCAAAATGCCAAAGCTGAATTATccgtttgaaacttttaattttaaatatgatCTTCTCTTTCAGGATTCtagaatataaatatttaaatagaagaaaaaaatttaataaaaaaattctgtagcAAGTGCGCCCCTTCGTTCGATTTAAAAATCGCGGGCATTCAAAGCACTCCCACTTTCCCTGTTCGTTTAGTTTCGTTATATGACATTTTGCTTTCTTTTATTTTCGCTTTTCACCAACCCTAATCAACAAAACTTAAAATCATTGCAATACTCGCGTGTTTCGAAAACCAATTATatacatttcattttcaggtaGAATGCCACCGAAAAAAGCTCCCGCCAAAAAGCTGCACGAGTTGGCTGCTGAAGTTCGTGTTGGTCATAAAATCAATGATATCAGCAAAAAGACATTCATCGTTGGAAAACAGTTTGCCACCGGTGGATTCGGACGAATTCATACGTGTACCGAAGAAGGAAAATCGCAGCAAATGGTGATGAAAATTGAACCATCCACAAATGGACCGCTTCTCACAGAAGTTGTAGTGTTCAACAGAATTCTCAAAAAGGAATTAATTGAATCTtataagaagaaaaagaaaattagctGGATCGGTCTTCCATACCTCATTGCCAATGGATATTTTACATACGAATCGGAAAAAATGCGATATATGATCATTCCGAAGTATGCAACATC of Caenorhabditis elegans chromosome II contains these proteins:
- the ptp-2 gene encoding Tyrosine-protein phosphatase non-receptor type ptp-2 (Confirmed by transcript evidence) gives rise to the protein MPRLALRQYNFYYRVNGEKAEELLKEYGEDGDFLLRYSESNPQNFSISVRVAEDKILHIKVTKYESDMLSIFEDERTTPNQFGSITELAEFYMEFPEKLREKNGLFLELKKPVYVPYHLEACAEEQRRTQLYRWWHGNLPASSANKLLQTEKNGTYLLRASQHIPGALVISAKTEGQVVHLTIYQDPSTGRFNIDGDRTKFQSAWLLIDSYSKNPIVEKGEASRVLYLEEPLFNTFIEADLFVDRFEIIRRPINPRESMEKTGISEEFDRLSQEALPAEQYLSKREGRRPVNAEKNRYKNIVPFDHTRVILTDRPNTPGSDYINASYVRFENSQRTKNVTFACEKSFIATQGCLETTISDFWSMVWQENSRVIVMPTMENERKEKCARYWPAEVNKPEVHGDISLTCTIERKVQRAVSDEVKAELEQEKTNRIAKGLVPEAELNGDGISYILRTLVMKKGKDTREIRQLQYLTWPDHGCPLHPYAVLNFLEDVDREYDYFNAQPIAASLPQGPIVVHCSAGIGRTGTVLVLDALLNQVKKVGLLCPMDVYKMVKYVRTYRSGLVQTEQQYQFLYKALAFYLKNNNPYPVKSFIDGDTDAFDFPRRLRPTPNASRPSSARQVTSSRPSSSASSRTSHSRPRTGPQAEPIFERSTSSTSSSSTLLKSTKK